The region GGCGAGGGCCTGACGCCCTACGCGTTCATGGAAATTTTTCCCCAGGACGAACACGAGCAACTGCTGATCGAACGCCTTGAAACCTTCGGCATCACCGTGGAGCGCAATACCGAACTGGAAAACTTCAAGGAAACCAGCGACGGCATCAGCGCGCAGTTGCGCCTGCCCGATGGCCGACAGGAAACCTGCGAGGCCTGCTACATCGCGGGTTGCGACGGCGCCCGGTCGATTGTGCGCAAGACTCTGGACAGCGGATTCCCCGGCGGCACCTACCAGCAGATTTTCTACGTCGCCGACGTGCAGGCCAGCGGCCCGGCGTTCAACGGTGAACTGCACGTGGACCTCGATGAAGCGGACTTTCTCGCAGTGTTCCCGTTGGCCAGCGAAGGTCATGCCCGGCTGATCGGCACTGTGCGCGATGAGCGCGCCGAGCATGCCGAAACCCTAAAATTCGAAGACGTCAGCAGCCACGCCATCGAGCATCTGAAAGTGCAGGTCGAACAGGTGAATTGGTTCTCGACCTACCGGGTGCATCATCGGGTGGCGGAATTCTTTCGCAGCGGCCGGGCGTTTCTACTCGGCGACGCCGCCCACGTCCACAGCCCCGCCGGTGGCCAGGGCATGAACACCGGGATTGGCGACGCGATCAACCTGGCCTGGAAAATCGCCGCAGTCCTGAGCGGCGGCGCCACCTCCAAATTACTCGATAGCTACGAAACCGAACGCATCGCCTTCGCCCGGCGCCTGGTGTCCACCACCGACCGGGTGTTCAGCTTCGTCACCGCCGAGGGCAAAGTCGCCGACCTGCTGCGCACGCGCCTGGCGCCATTTCTGATCCCGAAAATGGCTTCGTTCGCGGCAACGCGCGAATTCCTGTTTCGCACGGTGTCGCAGATCACCCTCAACTATCGCGGCATGCCGCTGAGCGAAGGCGTGACCGGGCAGGTCCACGGCGGTGACCGCTTGCCCTGGGCGCACGATGGCGAAGGCGATAACTACGAACCGCTGAAAAACCCGACCTGGCAGGTGCATGTGTACGGCGATACCAGCGACGAAATGATCGCCTGGTGTATCGAGCATCATTTGCCGCTGCACGTGTTCGACTGGCGGCCAGCGTTTGACACGGCGGGGTTGGCGCGCAATGGGTTTTATTTGCTGCGCCCGGATACGTATGTGGCGATTGCCGATAACAGCGCGGACCCGAAAGTGATCGAGCGGTATTTCCGGGATCATGGGATACGGTTGTTTTTTGGGTCCCACTGACCCAACACATCTCAAATGTGGGAGTGAGCCTGCTCGCGATAACGACAGCATATCCAACATCAATGTGACTGATCCGCCGCAATCCCGAGCAGGCTCGCTCCCACAGGTGGCTGCGTCGTTCACAGGAGTTGCGTCCAACATCAAACAACTGTGGGAGTTTGCGGTGGTCGTTAGATCCCGGCCAAGGCCAGATCCATCGCGAAGTAGGTGAAGATCAAATCCGCCCCCGCCCGCTTGATCGCCCCAAGGCTTTCGCGCACCACGCGGTCTTCATCAATCGCTCCGGCCTGGGCGGCGAACTTGATCATCGCGTACTCACCACTTACCTGGTACGCCGACAGCGGCAGACGCGAGACTTCGCGGATGTCGCGGATGATGTCCAGGTACGCGCCGGCCGGTTTGACCATCAGCGCATCGGCGCCTTCCTGTTCGTCCAGCAGCGATTCGCGCACGGCTTCGCGGCGGTTCATCGGGTTCATCTGGTAGCTTTTGCGGTCGCCTTTCAAAGCGCTGCCGCCGGCCTCACGGAACGGGCCGTAGAGTGCCGAAGCGAACTTGGTCGAATACGCCATGATCGCGGTCTGGGTGAAACCGGCCTCGTCCAGCGCCCGGCGAATGGCCCGGACCTGGCCGTCCATGGCCGCCGACGGAGCGATCACGTCCGCGCCGGCCCGGGCCGCCGCCACGGCTTGTTTGCCGAGATTGATCAGGGTCTTGTCGTTGTCGACTTCATGGTTGTGCACCACGCCGCAGTGGCCGTGGTCGGTGTATTCACAGAAGCAGGTGTCGGACATCACGATCATTTCCGGCACGGCGTCCTTGGCGATACGCGACATCCGCGACACCAGGCCGTTGTCGTTCCAGGTGTCGCTGCCACTGCTGTCCAGGTGATGGGACACGCCGAAGGTCATCACCGATTTGATCCCGGCACGGGCATAGCGCTCGATCTCCCCGGCCAGTTTCGACTCCGGAATGCGCATCACACCGGGCATGCTTTTGATCGGGACGAAATCGTCGATTTCTTCTTCAACAAAAATCGGCAGCACCAGATCGTTCAGGCTGAACTCGGTTTCCTGGAACAGACTGCGCAGGCTCGCATTGCGGCGCAGACGGCGTGGACGAGCTTCGGGGAACTGGCTGGACATGGGTTTTCCTGAAAGACAGTGACAAGACGAAAGTCGTAAGGGGTGAAGCTTATGCCCTGTCAGGTGCAGGACACAAACCTCAGGGAAGAAACAGACCCTTACAGGCCTGACAATAATCAC is a window of Pseudomonas sp. 10S4 DNA encoding:
- the hemB gene encoding porphobilinogen synthase: MSSQFPEARPRRLRRNASLRSLFQETEFSLNDLVLPIFVEEEIDDFVPIKSMPGVMRIPESKLAGEIERYARAGIKSVMTFGVSHHLDSSGSDTWNDNGLVSRMSRIAKDAVPEMIVMSDTCFCEYTDHGHCGVVHNHEVDNDKTLINLGKQAVAAARAGADVIAPSAAMDGQVRAIRRALDEAGFTQTAIMAYSTKFASALYGPFREAGGSALKGDRKSYQMNPMNRREAVRESLLDEQEGADALMVKPAGAYLDIIRDIREVSRLPLSAYQVSGEYAMIKFAAQAGAIDEDRVVRESLGAIKRAGADLIFTYFAMDLALAGI
- a CDS encoding FAD-dependent oxidoreductase, which codes for MNRSDVLIIGAGPTGLVLALWLSKLGIRVRIIDKTLAPGTTSRALAVQARTLELYRQLDLSDTIVQNGHRVAAANFWVKGEAVARLPLTRIGEGLTPYAFMEIFPQDEHEQLLIERLETFGITVERNTELENFKETSDGISAQLRLPDGRQETCEACYIAGCDGARSIVRKTLDSGFPGGTYQQIFYVADVQASGPAFNGELHVDLDEADFLAVFPLASEGHARLIGTVRDERAEHAETLKFEDVSSHAIEHLKVQVEQVNWFSTYRVHHRVAEFFRSGRAFLLGDAAHVHSPAGGQGMNTGIGDAINLAWKIAAVLSGGATSKLLDSYETERIAFARRLVSTTDRVFSFVTAEGKVADLLRTRLAPFLIPKMASFAATREFLFRTVSQITLNYRGMPLSEGVTGQVHGGDRLPWAHDGEGDNYEPLKNPTWQVHVYGDTSDEMIAWCIEHHLPLHVFDWRPAFDTAGLARNGFYLLRPDTYVAIADNSADPKVIERYFRDHGIRLFFGSH